TTGTTTCTTAGCTCAACTATTAACCTCTCTGCAATACGTTTTCCTATACCTTGCGTTTTTGTTAACAAATTAGATTCTTTATTATCTATCACCTTAACTAATTGGGTAACCTCAAAGTCCTCTAACAATGCAATTCCAATTTGTGGACCAATACCGTTGACACCAATAATTTGTCGAAATAAATCTCTTTGATTAACCTCTAGAAAACCATATAAATTTGAGCCGTTTTCTCGATCTATTTGGTGAATCCATAATTCAATCTCATTAGAATTCTCTGTTTTATCTATGTGTTTTGGTAATAGCTGTATTTCATAACCAACACCACCAACATTTAGAACAACTCCTTTTTTGGTGGATATTTGCCAGCTATGTACTATTTCACCTTTTAACCAGCTAATCATTATTTGTTTTGATTAAACTTTTCTGAATATTAAATATACTCAACCACCATCAATCTGACATCCAACCATTGAGCCTCCTACTAAACCGGCTGGAATTGCCCACCAACGATCTTTTCCTCTGGATATTGCCGTAGCCAAGCCAGCACCTAAAATACCTCCTGCAATTTTGCCTTCAGAGCAATCATTGTTATCAAATTCATTGGTATTAATTCCTGAGTCAACACCTGGGCAAGGAACTTCTACAGTTTCCTCCCACTTCTTGACATATCCGGGATCTTTTCTTGTTCCTGGAATATATTCTTCTCTATATTCGTTCCTAGTACAAGTTCTACTTGTTGAGTAACCTCGCTGATACTCATCTGCAAGAATTGTTGTTGATCCAGTGCAAATAAGAACTATAGAAAAAATTAAAGATTTACAATTCATATTTTTGCTCGTGAGATTTTGGATGCACTCATACTAATAATAGTGGAAATAAGTACGCAAAAACCACCTAAGTAAATTGAACTTGTTATTGTTTCTTTGAAAATGAATACTCCCCATATACTTGCAAAGATAACCTGGGAATAATTTAGGGAAGTTGCTTGGCCAGCTGGTAGTAGTCTTAAACCCTCTGTTATACAGAGTTGACCAATCTGTGTAAAAACACCGATACCTATTATCCAGAACCAATCTGTTCCGATTGGTAAAACAAAATCATTAATAATAAAAGGAATAGATAAGGGGATCGAAACCAAAGGAAAGTAGTAAATAATAACAAGAGGGTGTTCTTTGGAAGATAATTTTCTTACACATATATATGCTAATGATGTCATCAATGCTCCCAATATTGCAATTATTATCGCTAATAGTGTTTCTTGAGTATTACTGTTGGGATTAAATTCTGGTTGACTAACTAAAACAATACCTATCCAACCAATAATGATTGAATATAC
The sequence above is drawn from the Prochlorococcus marinus str. MIT 1013 genome and encodes:
- a CDS encoding DMT family transporter, whose product is MREKQLTDEFNIEEKIKGIKFLIGSGFAFSLMSVCVKAVGGRIPISELVFARATISIILTRFFLYKNKINPWGYQKKLLIIRGLLGTVALFCIFKALTILPIATATVIQYIYPTFTVICAYLILKEFILMRIVYSIIIGWIGIVLVSQPEFNPNSNTQETLLAIIIAILGALMTSLAYICVRKLSSKEHPLVIIYYFPLVSIPLSIPFIINDFVLPIGTDWFWIIGIGVFTQIGQLCITEGLRLLPAGQATSLNYSQVIFASIWGVFIFKETITSSIYLGGFCVLISTIISMSASKISRAKI
- the ruvA gene encoding Holliday junction branch migration protein RuvA, which encodes MISWLKGEIVHSWQISTKKGVVLNVGGVGYEIQLLPKHIDKTENSNEIELWIHQIDRENGSNLYGFLEVNQRDLFRQIIGVNGIGPQIGIALLEDFEVTQLVKVIDNKESNLLTKTQGIGKRIAERLIVELRNKLEAFIDNQTSQDNKKDIVPNQFSKYIDEICLILNSLGYVDNEIKDSIKIITTNEKENSLLLNSLSAEKKAALMDKHLKEILLKLSEKST
- a CDS encoding glycine zipper 2TM domain-containing protein, with product MNCKSLIFSIVLICTGSTTILADEYQRGYSTSRTCTRNEYREEYIPGTRKDPGYVKKWEETVEVPCPGVDSGINTNEFDNNDCSEGKIAGGILGAGLATAISRGKDRWWAIPAGLVGGSMVGCQIDGG